TTTCCGGATGTCCAAAGCTTGGATCCTGTTTTGCAATATTTTTCCAGAGATTCCAGCAGCCGCTTGTACGGACTTCCGCATCTCCATTAGGCGCATGGTTCTGATCACCGTAGATGGTTCCCTCGGTACAGCTTCCGTTTGTGACAAAAACAAGATCGTTTTCTGTAAGGACAATTCCTTTTTCCACGCCCTTTACCCTGCATTCAATAGC
This is a stretch of genomic DNA from Pseudodesulfovibrio sp. JC047. It encodes these proteins:
- a CDS encoding oleate hydratase gives rise to the protein MEKGIVLTENDLVFVTNGSCTEGTIYGDQNHAPNGDAEVRTSGCWNLWKNIAKQDPSFGHPEKFCSDINKTNWESATITTLDEKIIPYITNICKRDPRTGKVVT